Proteins encoded in a region of the Halothiobacillus diazotrophicus genome:
- the apbC gene encoding iron-sulfur cluster carrier protein ApbC → MGLFGNKADPTKSAALKAAIGALVDPHSGESLATAQAVERAEVRGDQAEVDIVLDYPAAGWEDELVGLVQQVARTVEGVRDTKVTVAFVSPLGSQLQGKAMPGVRNIIAVASGKGGVGKSTTSVNLALALAAEGARVGLLDADIYGPSQPKMLGVRQEPEIQDDRSMKPVMAHGLQTMSIGYLVEDDTAMIWRGPMVTSALMQLLNDTRWDQLDYLIIDMPPGTGDIQITLAQKVPVAGSVIVTTPQDIALLDARKAISMFEKVNVPVLGIVENMALHVCSNCGHIEHIFGAGGGARLAADNQVELLGSLPLDLNIRTDVDEGLPTVVRAPDSPIARAYRETARRLAAALGRSQRTGVQDHGPLITIEE, encoded by the coding sequence ATGGGCTTGTTTGGCAATAAGGCGGATCCGACGAAATCGGCAGCCTTGAAAGCGGCGATCGGCGCGCTGGTGGATCCGCACAGTGGGGAATCCCTGGCGACCGCGCAGGCGGTCGAGCGGGCGGAAGTCCGCGGCGATCAGGCCGAGGTCGACATCGTGCTCGACTACCCCGCGGCGGGTTGGGAAGACGAACTCGTCGGCCTGGTCCAGCAGGTCGCGCGCACGGTGGAGGGCGTCCGGGACACGAAGGTGACCGTCGCCTTCGTCAGCCCGCTGGGCAGCCAGTTGCAGGGCAAGGCAATGCCCGGCGTGCGCAACATCATCGCCGTCGCCTCGGGCAAGGGGGGTGTCGGCAAGTCCACCACCAGCGTCAATCTCGCCCTGGCGCTGGCGGCCGAAGGCGCGCGCGTCGGGCTGCTCGATGCCGACATCTACGGACCCAGCCAGCCCAAGATGCTGGGGGTGCGTCAGGAACCCGAGATTCAGGACGACCGTTCGATGAAGCCGGTGATGGCGCATGGTCTGCAGACCATGTCCATCGGCTATCTGGTCGAGGACGACACGGCCATGATCTGGCGCGGCCCGATGGTGACTTCGGCCCTGATGCAGCTCCTGAACGACACCCGCTGGGATCAGCTCGATTATCTGATCATCGACATGCCGCCGGGGACCGGCGATATCCAGATCACGCTCGCGCAGAAGGTGCCGGTCGCCGGTAGCGTGATCGTCACGACCCCCCAGGACATCGCTCTGCTGGATGCGCGCAAGGCCATCAGCATGTTCGAGAAGGTCAACGTGCCGGTGCTGGGCATCGTCGAGAACATGGCCCTGCACGTCTGCTCGAACTGCGGCCATATCGAACATATCTTTGGCGCCGGTGGTGGGGCGCGGCTGGCGGCGGACAATCAGGTCGAGCTGCTGGGCAGTCTGCCGCTGGACCTGAACATCCGCACCGACGTCGACGAGGGGCTACCAACCGTGGTGCGCGCCCCGGACTCGCCGATCGCCCGTGCCTATCGCGAAACCGCGCGCCGACTGGCGGCCGCCTTGGGCCGTTCCCAGCGGACGGGCGTCCAGGATCACGGACCGCTGATCACCATCGAGGAATAA